The Chamaesiphon minutus PCC 6605 DNA window GGGATTGCAGGGTTTATTCTGAGTATCGGGATGGCGATAGATGCCAACGTGCTGATCTTCGAGCGTACTCGTGAAGAACTCCAGACTGGTAAAACGCTCTACAAGTCGGTAGAAGCTGGCTTTCACCGCGCTTTCGATAGTATTTGGGACGGTCAAGTCACTACCCTGATTTCCTGCGGTGCGTTATTCTTCCTCGGTTCGGGATTGGTGAAAGGATATGCTGTGACGTTGGGGGTTGGGGTGGCAATCAGTCTATTTACGTCTGTCACCTGTACCCGTACATTTCTCCTGTTATTAGTATTAGGTTTTCCCGTCCTCCGTCAAAAAACTCAGTTTTTTGCCCCTAATGTTCCTAAATTAGTGACTAAGTAAGACAGTTGGGAGTAAACAGTTGGGAGTCGGGAGTAAACAGTTGGCAGTCAAAAGCAGCAACTCCCCTCTCCCAACTCCCCTCTCCCAACTCCCAACTCCCAACTCACCTCCCCCAACTCCCAACTCCCATGAGAAAATTCAGTGTTACTAAACAACGTAAATGGTGGTGGCTGCTCTCCAGTGCCGTGATTTTGGCAGGGATCGTATCGATGATCTTATCATCGACAAATCCAGAGATTAATTCACCCTTACGGAGAGGCTTAGATTTTACAGGCGGTTCAAAATTACAATACGAATTAGACTGTTCGATTGCCGATAATTGTAAACCGATCGATATTGCAACCGTTCGCGAAATCGTCAAAAATCAAGGAATTGTCGAGCCAATTATTCAAGTAGTAGGTAAAGATTCGACAGGTTTATCGATCCGCACCAAAGATCTAAAAGTTGAGGCTAGAACCAAGCTAGAAGCGGCTTTAAGTGAAAAACTTGGTAAATTCGATCCTCAGAAAACCCAAAATGATACGGTTGGCCCTACTCTCGGTCAAGAATTATTTCAAAATGGCTTGATTGCGATATTTTTATCGTTTGGTTTGATTTTAGCGTATCTAACCTTCCGCTTCAAATTTGATTATGCTTTCTTTGCCTTTGTGGCTCTATTCCATGACGTATTTGTCACTACGGGAATTTTCTCAATTTTAGGTCTAGTTAATGGCGTCGAAGTTGATAGTCTGTTTGTCGTCGGTCTGTTGACAATTATCGGGTTTTCTGTTAACGACACGGTAGTTATTTACGATCGAATTCGTGAAGTGATTAGTATCAATCCCGACCAACCGATCGATAAAATCGTAGACGATGCCGTCAATCAAACCATGTCTCGATCGCTCAATACTACCTTTACGGTGCTCCTGACATTATTCTCGATTTTCTTCTTTGGTGGCGATACCCTCAAGAACTTTGCGCTGTGCTTAATTATTGGATTCACCGCTGGAGCCTATTCCAGCATCTTTATTGCTAGTACTCTGTTTGCTTGGTGGCGCGAACGTCATCCAACCACACCCACAGCCTCAGCAATAAGTTCTGAATCTTAGCAGACAATTACTATATGTCTAGAGTCAATCCTTCAGAACATTCAACCTCGCCAGCAGATCTCGACAGTCAACTCGATCCAACTTTTAAAAACCAAATCGATCGTCTCTACAGTCTGACTGTATATGCCAGGTGGTTTGTCATCATCCTGTTGTGGTTGACTATCGGTGCTTATAGCTTGTGGGAATTACGTTATCCTATAAGTCTGATCCAAGAATATTTTACGTGGGCTGCGGTCAAGTATGGCCTAGCCTTTCAACCGATTCCAGCTTTTGGCTTGGCTGTGTGCGTGGGCATGACGACTGGTACTTTGGTTTGGCAAAGTCGCAATCTCATTTGGGGTATACCCAAGAAAGATCGGCAACAATTAGCCAAGCAAGTCCGCCAGATTCGCCAGCAAGGTAGTTCTCATCCTTTATGGAAATGGGTAGTAAAATAAATTGATAATTGATGGTCGGTCGTGAATGGTTTCAATAATCGGCGTTGCTTAAAAAATAAATCATGGCTTAGCCACTAAACCTCATGCAATCTCCAACCTTAGACTCCCAGCATCCTCCAGAACCCAAGCTGATCGATGCTTGCGTGCATTGTGGCTTTTGTCTGTCTACGTGCCCTAGCTATCGCGTTTTGGGGACAGAAATGGATTCGCCCCGGGGACGAGTCTATTTGATGGATGCGCTCAACGAGGGTGAAATCGACCTCACCCCTGCGGTTGTCAGTCATTTCGATAGTTGCTTGGGTTGTTTGGCTTGTACCACCACCTGTCCGTCAGGAGTGCAGTATGACAAATTAATTGCCTCAATGCGTCCTCAAATCGAACGCAACCATCGACGTCCGCTCGTCGAACGGTTGTATCGACAGTTTATTTTTGGGCTATTTCCTTATCCCAATCGGCTGCGCCTGTTACTAATTCCGTTATTTATCTATCAGAAACTCGGCTTACAAAAACTCGTCCGCCAAACTGGCATCGTTGAAAAAGTTTCGCCCCATTTAGCGGGTATGGAGTCCAATCTCCCCGAACTATCCCTGAGTACATTTCAAGATACCTTACCCGAACTCATTCCCGCCCAAGGCAAGCAGAGATATCGCGTGGGGATGATTCTAGGCTGCGTGCAGCGGCTATTTTTCGATCGCGTGAATCAGGCTACAGTGAGAGTGCTAACCACCAATGGTTGCGAAATTGTGGTTCCACCCATTCAAGGCTGTTGTGCCGCGCTCCCGCACCATCAAGGGCAAGAAGAACAAGCCAAAACCCTTGCCAGACAGATGATCGATACTTTTGCCAATACCAACGTCGATGCCATTATTATCAATGCTGCTGGCTGCGGACACACATTAAAAGAATACGGCGAATTACTCCAAGACGATCCTGAATATGCCCAAAAAGCGATCGATTTTGCTGCCAAAGTTAAAGATGTCCAAGAATTTCTCGCTGACATCAAGCTGACAACGCAACTGTCGCCGATTTCGACCGCACCACTTAAGCTAGTTTATCAAGATGCCTGCCACTTATTGCACGGGCAAAAAATTAGCGTCCAACCGCGCCAATTGCTCAAACAAATTCCCAACGTTACCCTTACCGAACCATTAGATGCGGCTTTATGCTGCGGTAGTGCTGGCGTTTATAATATGCTCCAGCCAGAGACAGCCAACGAACTCGGCTCTCAAAAAGTGCGTAACTTAGTCAATACCGGAGCGACGATTATCGCCTCGGCAAATCCCGGCTGTACGCTCCAAATTGCCAAACATTTAGAACTTCAAGGTCATCAGACTAAAATTCTACACCCGATCGAGCTGTTGGATTTATCGATTAGAGGTATTCAAGTTAGTTAGAACGTTCTGAAACCTAGATGGTGGGCAGTGCCCACCCTACTTTTGATTTTGCTTTAGTCTGAAATCTAAATCAGCAATTCCAAATTCAAAAATCTAGGAAGAGTTGGCGACCAGAGTGGAAGCCGAGCCGTAAAGCATGAAATCAATCAAAGAAGGCCAACTCTCAAAGAGTAAATATTTGGTAAGACTGAGGATATCTTGAAAAAAGCCTTTACGAGTAACACGCTTGAGACGAATCTGTCCATATGCAAGATCTGTTAAATGCAAAACAGTGTGAAAAAGGAATGCCAACAGGTTCAGCGTCAATAAACAAGCAGCTAAATGCTGCTGACCATGCCCAAAGTTATGCTCCAGATGATATCCCTTTGTTTTGAGCACATTATGATTTTCATTTTCGGTCTTCCAACGACATCGACCAGCCGCAGCAACCAGAGGTACGCTCTGTTCGTTTAATTCATGGCGGGTAATAAATGAATTTTCATATAATATTTCTCCATCTGATTGGCGGGTATGGATTAGTTTACACCAATTGACCTTCATTGCTGGCTGGGAGTCCCTTAGAGGAATTCCATTCACATATTGATAGCTATATAATTCGCTTGAATTGCTGTTCCACTGTTTCACTTCTAGCTTTTTCACCTCGCCAATACCATCCAAGTATTTCAACCAATCATAAACAGCAGTATGAGACGTTTCTAAACAGGTAAAGATAAAGTTCATTCCCGACGCTATCACCTGTTCACACATTGGTTGGTGACTGTAGAGGCCATCTCCGAGTAGAGTGATTGCTTGTCCTTGGAATTCTGGGGCATGAGTTTTGAGCCATCGTTTAGCTGCTGCCACTTCGCAGTCCTGCTTCTGGTGACCATCTTGAGGTGTGATGAATTCTGGAGCTAAGGAAATTACTTGAGATTGCCCAGGCGCAACTATTACAGGCAAAATGGCACTGTGGAAGTAAGTTACTGTGCCATTTTTGTGGGTACGGCTCGAACAGCATTTACAGTTGAGTTTGTGCGAGTCAAAATACTGAGTTCCATCCAGCGCAACTAGTAATCCACCGAGATATTCAAACGGTTTCAAGTGACCTTCTCGTCTTAAAGACTGATAGACGTGATTGAATACTCCAAATAGTGCTGTGGCTGAAATTTCATCCAGGATATTCCGAATTTGCGGCACTGTTGGGATTTTAATCATGCCAAACAGTGTCTGAGCATTGCTTTTGCCCTGATTGCTATTCATGTGCCGCTGATGTTCTAAAAAGGATTCGCTTTGCATGAAAAACATCGAAAATGCTCCCAACACAGCATCTCTGATGGTGTATTTAGTGCCATTGCTGGCAAGGCGCGGATCTTTCATCTGAAGAATTGCTCGGTTCAGATAGACTATCAATACCCCAAAACTCAGCTTCATTGGCTCCATTCTGCTTCTCTTTTTGAAGTCTCTCTATTCTCCTGCTCACCCTACCAAGTTGTCAAAATCTGAATTTGGAATTGCTGAATCTAAATGGTGGACATTGCCCACCCCACTACTTGAGATATAATCTGTGGTCTAAAGTGGGTTTTACTAGTCCGCGTAGGCGGACTTTGCATCACTAGCAACGATTTCAGTTGTGCTGCTAAATCCAATTAAAAATCCAAAAGTCCCACAGCCGCCAACTCAAAGCCGAAGTTTCGATCGGTAATCCTAAATAAATCGGCAACCAAAAGATAAAACTAGCCACAATACTAAAAATTGTGGTAATGCCAACTCCTCGCCAAATTTGGGAATTACTGCGCAACCACACATCGACAAACCAAGCTAAACCCATCACTGCAAATACGATCGCACCCATGTAGTGATAAATATATAAGCAGCGCGTAACTCTTACCCAAGGTAATAAGTTAGCTACATAGTTAATTAAAACAAATAAGGGTACACTCAAATAATTAAGATTGATTTCTCGAATCGGTGCCAATACCGCCCGCTCGATCTTGAGTCTATTAACAATTAACCAAGGACTTTTAACAATTACCCAGAGCGAACCGAAAATTGCTAGTAATGCGAACCACCATAATAGTGGATTGCCCATCGCATGGACATCATAGTAAAAATTTGGTTTGTACTGTTTGAAATAATAAGCCAACGGACGCATTAATAACGGCCAAGTATACCAATTCGCACAATAAGGATGGACGCCAGTTCCATTTTTAATTTGTTCGTGATAATTGAGAATTGCCCACTGCACGCCGATGAAATTAGGTTCGGGATTTTGAATAAGATGGGGAATCCATAATAAACTATAGGTAGCCAGCGGCACGATCGCTAAATAGAACGCGATTTCAATTAATTTAATCTTCGCCAATCGATCGATTAATGAATTCGAGATTGCAACATCTTGTCGATCGAATTTAATTAGTTTCCAAATTATGGCGATCGCGAGTAGTAGATAGATGCCGAGTAAAAACCACAAGCCATTCCATTTACAAGCAACTGATGCTCCAAAAGAGATGCCAGCACCGAGCATCAATAAGATATGACTAGTTCCCACTTTATTGCTAGCCATTAATAATAATAATTGACCTAATAACCCAAAGAAAACTAGATAAATATTATTTAATGCATAGCGAGAATCAACTAAAAATAGTCCGTCTAAACTAATAAATAAGGTTGCTAAAAAAACAAAGCTAAGTCTCTGGTTTAATTGATAAGCTAATCCAGCAACTACAGGTGGAATTAAGGAACCAAATAGGGCATTCATCCACCGATAGCTGAATGTCGAATGTAGCGAACCAGTAAGCATGTTGGTAGTATCTTGTCCGATCGGTAAGCGATCGCCGATCCAAATTCCGATGGCAATTAAATATTGACTTAGTGGTGGATGTGAGTTGAAAAACTTAGTGTTAGTGAGATAATTATTGGCAAATTTAGCATAATA harbors:
- the secF gene encoding protein translocase subunit SecF, with amino-acid sequence MRKFSVTKQRKWWWLLSSAVILAGIVSMILSSTNPEINSPLRRGLDFTGGSKLQYELDCSIADNCKPIDIATVREIVKNQGIVEPIIQVVGKDSTGLSIRTKDLKVEARTKLEAALSEKLGKFDPQKTQNDTVGPTLGQELFQNGLIAIFLSFGLILAYLTFRFKFDYAFFAFVALFHDVFVTTGIFSILGLVNGVEVDSLFVVGLLTIIGFSVNDTVVIYDRIREVISINPDQPIDKIVDDAVNQTMSRSLNTTFTVLLTLFSIFFFGGDTLKNFALCLIIGFTAGAYSSIFIASTLFAWWRERHPTTPTASAISSES
- a CDS encoding (Fe-S)-binding protein, whose translation is MQSPTLDSQHPPEPKLIDACVHCGFCLSTCPSYRVLGTEMDSPRGRVYLMDALNEGEIDLTPAVVSHFDSCLGCLACTTTCPSGVQYDKLIASMRPQIERNHRRPLVERLYRQFIFGLFPYPNRLRLLLIPLFIYQKLGLQKLVRQTGIVEKVSPHLAGMESNLPELSLSTFQDTLPELIPAQGKQRYRVGMILGCVQRLFFDRVNQATVRVLTTNGCEIVVPPIQGCCAALPHHQGQEEQAKTLARQMIDTFANTNVDAIIINAAGCGHTLKEYGELLQDDPEYAQKAIDFAAKVKDVQEFLADIKLTTQLSPISTAPLKLVYQDACHLLHGQKISVQPRQLLKQIPNVTLTEPLDAALCCGSAGVYNMLQPETANELGSQKVRNLVNTGATIIASANPGCTLQIAKHLELQGHQTKILHPIELLDLSIRGIQVS
- a CDS encoding dolichyl-phosphate-mannose--protein mannosyltransferase, yielding MLSKLDTEQYKKYAIIGIVGVFIVSIGLRFWGLGRFNVLVFDEVYYAKFANNYLTNTKFFNSHPPLSQYLIAIGIWIGDRLPIGQDTTNMLTGSLHSTFSYRWMNALFGSLIPPVVAGLAYQLNQRLSFVFLATLFISLDGLFLVDSRYALNNIYLVFFGLLGQLLLLMASNKVGTSHILLMLGAGISFGASVACKWNGLWFLLGIYLLLAIAIIWKLIKFDRQDVAISNSLIDRLAKIKLIEIAFYLAIVPLATYSLLWIPHLIQNPEPNFIGVQWAILNYHEQIKNGTGVHPYCANWYTWPLLMRPLAYYFKQYKPNFYYDVHAMGNPLLWWFALLAIFGSLWVIVKSPWLIVNRLKIERAVLAPIREINLNYLSVPLFVLINYVANLLPWVRVTRCLYIYHYMGAIVFAVMGLAWFVDVWLRSNSQIWRGVGITTIFSIVASFIFWLPIYLGLPIETSALSWRLWDFWIFNWI